From the Candidatus Abawacabacteria bacterium genome, the window ATGGCTTTGAGAATGCTAAATTTACGATCCATGATGTTCAACTTGCAAAGTAATTTGGTCAGCGACGTAATCGACAATCACTGTATCTCCTGGCTTGATTGTACCGCTCACAATTTCCAACGCAAGTTTATCCAAGATTTGTTTTTGAATCACGCGTTTTAGTGGTCGGGCACCAAACACAGGGTCATAGCCAGCATTGCCTAAGAACTTTTTGGCAATAGTAGTGATCTCTAAGGTAATACTTTGTTTTGCTAAGCGTTCTTGTACTTTGGCTACCTGTAATTCCACAATCTGTTGGATTTCTTTCTCAGTGAGCGGAGTAAAGGTGATAATCTCATCAATACGATTGAGAAATTCAGGTCTGAAGCTATGACGAAGAATTTCTTGCAGGGCCTGTTCTTGCTCTTTGGGCTTTTTTGCCAATTTTTGAATGACGTCGCTGCCTAAATTAGTAGTCATAATAATGACTGTGTTTCTAAAATCTACGGTGCGTCCTTTGCTATCAGTTAAGCGGCCATCATCGAGTACCTGTAAAAAAATGTTAAATACTTCAGGATGAGCTTTTTCAATTTCATCAAATAAAATGACACTAAATGGTCGTCTTCGTACCGCTTCAGTTAACTGTCCACCTTCTTCATAACCGATGTACCCTGGAGGTGAGCCAATTAGCCGAGCAACACTGTGCTTTTCCATATATTCACTCATATCGATACGTACCAGGGCATTTTCATCATGGAAAACTGTGGCTGCCAAAGCTTTTGCTAATTCAGTTTTTCCTACACCAGTTGGGCCCATGAAAATGAAAGAACCAAGCGGCCTATTTTCTTCTTGAATGCCAGAGCGAGCACGACGAATGGTATTGGCTAGGGCACTGAGTGCTTTTTTTTGACCAATCACTCTTGTGGCTAAGTTTTCTTCCAATTGGACTAACTTTTCAACATCACTGCTCAACATTTTGGTTACCGGTATCCCAGTCCATCGATGTACGATCTTGGCAATATCTTCTTCACTTACTTCTTCTTTGAGAAAATGATCATCTTTCTGTAAGCCTGCTAGTTTTGTTTCTGCTTCGGCCAGCTCCTGATTGAGCTTGGGTAAAATGCCATAGCGAATCTCAGCTACTCTTTGCAAATCAGCAGCTCTTTCGGCTTGTTCCTCCTCATTACGAATCTTTTCGATTTCAGTTTTTTTACTACGAATAGTAGTAATAACTTCTTTTTCTTCCCGCCATTTCAATTCAATTACTTTAGATTCTTCTTTGAGATTAGCTAACTCATGTTCAATTTCTGCTAGCCGCTTTTTACTATTTTCATCGTTTTCTTTCTTTAATGCTTCCTTTTCGATTTCCAATTGCATGATCTTCCGTTCCAATGAATCTAATGCCTGGGGCTTACTATCAATTTCCATTCTGAGCATCGAGGTGGCCTCGTCGATCAAATCAATTGCTTTGTCTGGTAGAAAGCGGTCGGTGATATAACGTTTAGAAAGAGTAACGGCAGCAACTATGGCACTATCTTTAATACGCACACCATGATGCACTTCGTATCTTTCTTTGATTCCACGTAAAATTGAGATTGCATCATCCACTGTAGGTTCATTGACTATTACTGGCTGAAATCTTCTCTCCAGAGCGGCATCTTTTTCAATATATTGACGGTATTCTTTCAAAGTGGTGGCACCGACAGTACGTAGCTTCCCTCGTGCCAAGGCTGGTTTTAATAAATTTCCAGCATCCATAGCACCATCAGTTTTGCCCGCACCGATAATAAGGTGCAGCTCATCAATAAAAAGAATAATGTCATCTCTACCCTCGATTTCTTTGATAATTGCTTTCAAACGATCTTCAAATTCACCGCGATATTTAGTGCCAGCAATCAAGGCACCCATATCTAAAGATAGTAACTGTTTATGCTTGAGATTCTCTGGGACATCACCAGCAATAACTCTTCGGGCTAGTCCTTCAGCAATCGCAGTTTTTCCTACACCTGGTTCACCAATTAATACCGGATTGTTTTTGGTACGACGAGAGAGAATTTGCATGACCCGCCGAATCTCGTCGTCACGGCCAATGACAGGATCTATTTTCCCTTCTTGTGCCTGTTTGGTTAGGTTAATCGTATACTTTTCTAATGCCTGATACTTACCTTCTGGATCAGGGTCAGAGACTTTTTGCTGGCCCCGAACTTTGGCCAAAGCCTGGAGAGTTTTTTCGTAAGTAATCCTGGCATTATTGAGTAAACGTTGAGCATCACTTTTGATATTTAACAAAGCCAAAAAAATGTGTTCAGTAGAAATATATTCGTCACGCAATTTCCCTGCTTCACTCTCACCACTACTCCATATCTGTTTAAACTCTGGAGCAATATAGGTGGTCTCGCTGCCAGATACTTGGGGATATGTTTTAAGCTGGGTTTCAATGTCAGTAATGAGATGGTTCTTGTTTACTTCAAGACTTTTCAGTAAA encodes:
- the clpB gene encoding ATP-dependent chaperone ClpB, producing the protein MNIEKLTNKAREALQDMQQIAEEHKHQTATAAHLLFALVKQEGGIVPALLKSLEVNKNHLITDIETQLKTYPQVSGSETTYIAPEFKQIWSSGESEAGKLRDEYISTEHIFLALLNIKSDAQRLLNNARITYEKTLQALAKVRGQQKVSDPDPEGKYQALEKYTINLTKQAQEGKIDPVIGRDDEIRRVMQILSRRTKNNPVLIGEPGVGKTAIAEGLARRVIAGDVPENLKHKQLLSLDMGALIAGTKYRGEFEDRLKAIIKEIEGRDDIILFIDELHLIIGAGKTDGAMDAGNLLKPALARGKLRTVGATTLKEYRQYIEKDAALERRFQPVIVNEPTVDDAISILRGIKERYEVHHGVRIKDSAIVAAVTLSKRYITDRFLPDKAIDLIDEATSMLRMEIDSKPQALDSLERKIMQLEIEKEALKKENDENSKKRLAEIEHELANLKEESKVIELKWREEKEVITTIRSKKTEIEKIRNEEEQAERAADLQRVAEIRYGILPKLNQELAEAETKLAGLQKDDHFLKEEVSEEDIAKIVHRWTGIPVTKMLSSDVEKLVQLEENLATRVIGQKKALSALANTIRRARSGIQEENRPLGSFIFMGPTGVGKTELAKALAATVFHDENALVRIDMSEYMEKHSVARLIGSPPGYIGYEEGGQLTEAVRRRPFSVILFDEIEKAHPEVFNIFLQVLDDGRLTDSKGRTVDFRNTVIIMTTNLGSDVIQKLAKKPKEQEQALQEILRHSFRPEFLNRIDEIITFTPLTEKEIQQIVELQVAKVQERLAKQSITLEITTIAKKFLGNAGYDPVFGARPLKRVIQKQILDKLALEIVSGTIKPGDTVIVDYVADQITLQVEHHGS